A stretch of the Desulforamulus ferrireducens genome encodes the following:
- the cbiQ gene encoding cobalt ECF transporter T component CbiQ, with protein sequence MIHLDQYAYGNALRNVHPQEKFFFALATMIICLAANSFVVSLIVILLMAGVSILAGKIPLRFYCKLMLIPAAFLLVGTATIAINIVDNSANLLWGCQIFHVYLGVTNQSLLLAAKLFFRAWGAVSCLYFLSLTTPSVEIIAILRKLKVPELFLDLMSLTYRFLFVLMDRADNIHIAQTVRLGYTDIRKGYRSLGQLVANLFLHSYQRSRDLYTALEARGYQGYFRVLEREYRYSKKNLCLILCLEMLLILIAWRYS encoded by the coding sequence ATGATCCATCTTGATCAATATGCCTATGGTAACGCTTTAAGAAATGTCCACCCACAGGAAAAATTTTTCTTTGCGTTGGCAACCATGATTATCTGTCTGGCTGCCAATTCCTTTGTTGTGTCACTAATTGTTATCCTTTTAATGGCAGGGGTATCAATCCTGGCAGGAAAAATACCCCTGCGTTTTTATTGCAAACTGATGCTAATACCCGCTGCCTTTCTCCTGGTGGGAACCGCTACCATAGCTATCAATATTGTAGATAACTCAGCTAATCTACTGTGGGGCTGTCAGATTTTTCATGTTTACTTGGGAGTAACCAACCAAAGCTTACTCCTGGCTGCCAAGCTGTTTTTCAGAGCATGGGGGGCAGTGTCCTGTCTATATTTTTTATCCCTGACTACACCTTCCGTAGAAATAATAGCTATTTTAAGAAAGCTAAAAGTTCCGGAGTTGTTCTTGGATTTAATGTCCCTGACTTATCGGTTTCTTTTTGTTCTGATGGACAGGGCGGATAACATTCACATTGCTCAAACTGTGAGATTAGGTTACACGGATATCAGAAAGGGCTATCGTTCCCTGGGACAGTTAGTGGCTAACCTTTTTTTACATTCCTACCAGCGTTCCCGGGACTTATATACCGCTCTGGAAGCCAGGGGCTATCAGGGCTACTTTAGGGTGCTGGAAAGGGAATATCGGTACTCCAAGAAAAACCTGTGCCTTATTCTCTGTCTAGAGATGCTCTTAATTTTGATTGCCTGGAGGTACTCCTAA
- a CDS encoding energy-coupling factor ABC transporter ATP-binding protein — translation MTTNILEAQQLYFSYPDGTQALAGLSVTIEKGSKVAILGPNGTGKSTFLLHLIGILKPTKGDIFFEQKKLDYRRASLQALRSRVGFVFQDPDNQLFSASVWQEVSFGPMNLGWSKEKVIEQVNLALDLTGTAHLKERPIHALSYGQKKLIAIAGVLAMAPEVIILDEPTASLDPQYTNHILKLLEEINSGGTTVIMATHDVDLAYTWADTLVVMKDGRVLKKGQPVEVFLDDEVLQASSLTKPYVLEIFQQLQRNGYFAEDIMIPRSRQQLLEIIAARGQDLINKRAVAY, via the coding sequence ATGACCACTAATATATTGGAGGCACAACAGCTTTACTTTAGCTATCCGGACGGTACCCAAGCTTTGGCCGGGTTATCAGTTACCATAGAAAAGGGAAGCAAAGTTGCTATTTTAGGGCCCAATGGCACTGGCAAATCCACCTTTCTCCTGCATTTAATCGGCATCTTAAAACCAACCAAGGGCGATATTTTTTTTGAGCAAAAAAAACTTGACTATAGACGCGCATCCCTGCAAGCCCTACGCAGCAGAGTGGGCTTTGTCTTTCAGGACCCAGACAACCAATTGTTTTCAGCCTCTGTCTGGCAGGAGGTATCCTTTGGTCCCATGAATTTAGGCTGGAGTAAGGAGAAGGTCATTGAGCAGGTTAACCTGGCCCTGGACCTTACAGGCACTGCCCACTTAAAAGAGAGGCCCATCCATGCCTTGAGTTACGGCCAAAAGAAGTTAATTGCCATCGCCGGGGTACTGGCTATGGCGCCGGAAGTGATCATTTTGGACGAGCCCACTGCTTCCTTGGACCCTCAGTACACCAACCATATATTAAAGCTCCTTGAGGAGATAAACAGTGGGGGTACAACTGTCATCATGGCCACCCACGATGTAGACCTGGCTTACACCTGGGCTGATACCTTAGTGGTAATGAAGGATGGTAGGGTGCTAAAAAAGGGGCAGCCTGTGGAAGTATTTCTTGACGACGAGGTGCTGCAAGCAAGCTCCTTGACCAAACCCTACGTGTTGGAGATTTTTCAGCAATTGCAACGCAACGGTTATTTTGCTGAAGATATCATGATTCCCCGCAGTAGACAGCAGCTTTTAGAAATAATAGCCGCGAGGGGGCAGGACCTCATAAATAAAAGGGCTGTTGCTTACTAA
- a CDS encoding PLP-dependent aminotransferase family protein: protein MKYSFAERVNLMQSSAIREILKVTEQPEMISFAGGLPAPELFPLEEMREAFNHVLSSDASVLQYSTTEGYLPLREYIQQRMQDKGISTTPGNILITNGSQQALDLLAKLLINPGDVVLVEKPSYLGALQVFRSYQPQFMDIPTDDEGIQVAALEQAIKEHKPKFIYLTPTFKNPTGVTLSSERRRAVAKIVQENEVLLIEDDPYGELRFYGEPVPPIKSYDETGWVVYLSTFSKTIAPGLRLGWVVADEELMKKLVLAKQGTDLHTGTLVQRAAYYYLTNYNVSDHVQRICLEYGRRRDVMLKEMAECFPSSVSCTKPQGGMFLWVTLPEHLDSVKLLTRAIEEKVAYVPGAPFYSKDACFNTLRLNYSNSTPDKIKSGIRRLAKIF from the coding sequence ATGAAATATTCCTTTGCCGAACGGGTAAATTTAATGCAAAGCTCAGCTATTCGGGAGATATTGAAAGTAACGGAGCAACCCGAGATGATCTCCTTTGCTGGAGGTCTGCCAGCCCCGGAACTGTTTCCCCTGGAAGAAATGAGAGAAGCCTTTAATCATGTACTAAGTAGTGATGCCTCGGTTCTTCAATATAGCACCACCGAAGGATATTTACCACTGAGGGAATATATCCAACAAAGGATGCAAGATAAAGGGATTAGCACAACCCCCGGAAATATTTTAATAACCAATGGCTCCCAACAAGCCTTAGACTTATTGGCTAAGCTGTTGATTAATCCAGGGGATGTGGTGCTGGTGGAAAAACCCAGTTATTTAGGTGCACTGCAAGTTTTCAGAAGTTATCAGCCCCAGTTTATGGATATCCCTACAGATGACGAGGGAATTCAGGTGGCTGCCCTGGAGCAAGCTATTAAAGAACACAAACCAAAATTTATTTACCTGACACCTACCTTCAAGAACCCCACAGGTGTTACCTTAAGTAGTGAAAGGCGACGCGCTGTGGCTAAAATTGTCCAGGAAAACGAGGTTCTTTTGATTGAAGATGATCCTTACGGGGAACTAAGGTTTTACGGAGAGCCTGTTCCACCCATTAAATCCTATGATGAAACGGGTTGGGTGGTTTACCTGAGTACCTTTTCCAAAACCATCGCCCCGGGGTTAAGACTGGGCTGGGTGGTGGCAGATGAGGAATTGATGAAGAAGCTGGTTTTGGCCAAGCAAGGAACAGATTTGCATACGGGTACCTTAGTACAAAGGGCGGCGTATTACTATCTAACTAATTATAATGTCAGTGACCATGTGCAAAGGATTTGTTTGGAGTATGGTCGGCGGCGAGATGTTATGCTTAAGGAAATGGCCGAATGCTTTCCTTCCTCCGTATCCTGTACCAAACCCCAGGGTGGTATGTTCCTGTGGGTTACCTTACCGGAACACTTAGACTCGGTCAAGCTGTTAACCAGAGCAATTGAGGAAAAGGTTGCTTATGTGCCGGGAGCTCCCTTTTACTCAAAGGATGCTTGCTTTAACACCCTGCGCTTAAATTATTCCAATTCTACTCCAGACAAAATTAAGAGTGGCATTAGACGACTGGCCAAGATTTTTTAA
- a CDS encoding AzlD domain-containing protein, which translates to MRTEIILIIIGMAVVTFLTRFGCLLVFRQTGMPAFLTGWLRHVPTAILTALILPSLLLPKGYLDLSLQNHYLLAGILASLVAYKSRNILATVGVGIMVMFSLHWAGQWELLPF; encoded by the coding sequence GTGAGAACTGAAATAATATTAATTATTATCGGCATGGCTGTGGTTACCTTTCTCACCAGGTTTGGCTGCTTGCTTGTATTCCGCCAAACCGGCATGCCTGCCTTTTTAACAGGTTGGTTGAGACATGTCCCCACCGCAATCTTAACTGCCTTAATCCTGCCCAGCCTCCTGCTGCCCAAGGGGTATCTGGATCTATCGCTGCAAAACCACTACTTGCTGGCTGGCATTTTAGCCTCGCTGGTGGCTTATAAGAGTCGCAATATTCTGGCCACGGTGGGAGTGGGTATCATGGTTATGTTTTCACTGCATTGGGCCGGTCAATGGGAGTTGCTGCCATTTTAA
- a CDS encoding AzlC family ABC transporter permease translates to MTKPLVARTENLNNLHLSQGVRDSLPIILGIIPFGITCGLMGITTGLTQAETILMSVLVFAGASQFVSMTMLGAGITEWSIIVFTTLLVNLRHIIMGASLAPYMMKLPLPLQAVLSFGLVDESYALTANRIYKDGYSAYYQLGASAALYLSWILSTVIGVMMGGYLARCLEWGLDFAMIATFLVLLIPRLVDRISIVVCALSGIIAVVGALYLPGKWYIIVACLLASVVGSIMERRNKGEN, encoded by the coding sequence ATGACAAAGCCACTGGTTGCCCGGACAGAGAATCTCAATAACCTGCATTTAAGTCAGGGAGTACGGGATAGTCTGCCAATTATCCTGGGAATTATTCCCTTTGGCATCACCTGTGGCCTAATGGGAATTACCACTGGTTTGACCCAGGCAGAAACAATCTTAATGTCGGTCTTAGTATTTGCCGGGGCATCTCAGTTTGTTAGTATGACCATGCTGGGTGCGGGAATAACAGAATGGAGTATCATTGTTTTTACAACCCTGTTGGTTAATTTAAGACACATTATTATGGGCGCTTCCCTCGCCCCCTATATGATGAAACTCCCCCTTCCCCTCCAGGCTGTGCTGTCCTTTGGTCTGGTTGATGAATCCTATGCTTTGACAGCCAACCGTATTTATAAAGACGGATATAGTGCTTATTATCAGCTTGGTGCCAGTGCGGCCCTTTATTTATCCTGGATTTTATCAACGGTCATCGGGGTTATGATGGGTGGTTACTTAGCCAGATGTTTGGAATGGGGCTTGGATTTTGCCATGATTGCCACCTTTCTGGTACTTTTGATTCCCCGTCTGGTGGATCGTATTAGTATTGTTGTTTGTGCTTTATCGGGAATTATTGCTGTTGTGGGGGCCCTGTATTTGCCGGGTAAGTGGTACATCATTGTGGCCTGCCTGCTTGCCAGTGTCGTAGGTTCCATCATGGAAAGGAGAAATAAAGGTGAGAACTGA